A single Cellulomonas sp. SLBN-39 DNA region contains:
- the ileS gene encoding isoleucine--tRNA ligase → MAYPLHRPGQTVPASPELPALEADVLAHWAADGTFAASVEQRPAGEDGANEYVFYDGPPFANGLPHYGHLLTGYIKDVVPRYQTMRGRRVERRFGWDTHGLPAELEAERVLGITDKAQIDEMGIAAFNAACRESVLTYTQDWEEYVTRQARWVDFENDYKTLDPTFMESVVWAFKQLYDKGLAYEGYRVLPYCWRDETPLSNHELRMDDDVYASRQDPALTVGLRLATGELLLVWTTTPWTLPSNLAVAVGPQIEYAVVEPAADSPFAQAHPGERVVLAAGRVGAYARELGEATVVASLTGADLVGRAYTPPFDYFAGHDNAHVVLAADFVTTDDGTGVVHLAPAFGEDDMHACDAAGITPVVPVDSKGRFTAQVADYEGQQVFEANKAVIADLKAGTGPLARVDEARRSVVVRHETYEHSYPHCWRCRNPLIYKAVSSWFVRVTAFKDRMVELNQGIEWIPGHIRDGQFGKWLENARDWSISRNRYWGTPIPVWVSDDPAYPRVDVYGSFAELEADFGRVPTNEAGEPDLHRPFIDDLTRPNPDDPTGRSTMRRIPDVLDVWFDSGSMPFAQVHYPFENRDWFEHHYPGDFIVEYIGQTRGWFYTLHVLATALFDRPAFRNVMCHGIVLGDDGRKASKSLRNFPDPQLMWDRYGSDAVRWSLMSSPILRGGNLVVHEEGIRDGVRQVLLPLWSTYYFFTLYAGAADEGRGYAAQRVTPERAAGLPAMDRYLLARTGRLVETVAAQLDAYDISAACESVREHLDVLTNWYVRTQRDRFWSEDADAFDTLWTALETLTQVAAPLAPLVTEEVWRGLTGGRSVHLTDWPTHPLVDDDALVTAMDEVRAVVSAALGLRKAHQVRVRQPLHRLTVAAAEPGALAPWADLLAAELNVKAVDVVEADAATAERFGITQRLAVNARAAGPRLGRGVQPVIRAAKAGAWRLDGETVVVTTDDGDVPLEPAEYELTTVVGGDESDASLAATVLPGGAFVVLDLTLDDALLAEGYARDVVRAVQDARKAAGLHVSDRIDLTLTVPHAHVPAVEAYTDVVAAETLAATVTVTASDAAELAVHVERSGA, encoded by the coding sequence GTGGCGTACCCGCTGCACCGTCCCGGGCAGACCGTCCCCGCGTCCCCGGAGCTGCCCGCGCTCGAGGCCGACGTGCTGGCCCACTGGGCGGCCGACGGCACGTTCGCCGCGTCCGTCGAGCAGCGCCCCGCGGGCGAGGACGGCGCGAACGAGTACGTGTTCTACGACGGCCCGCCGTTCGCCAACGGCCTGCCGCACTACGGGCACCTGCTGACCGGGTACATCAAGGACGTCGTGCCGCGGTACCAGACGATGCGCGGGCGCCGGGTCGAGCGCCGCTTCGGCTGGGACACCCACGGCCTGCCGGCCGAGCTCGAGGCCGAGCGCGTGCTGGGCATCACCGACAAGGCCCAGATCGACGAGATGGGCATCGCCGCGTTCAACGCCGCGTGCCGGGAGTCGGTGCTGACGTACACCCAGGACTGGGAGGAGTACGTCACCCGCCAGGCCCGCTGGGTCGACTTCGAGAACGACTACAAGACGCTCGACCCGACGTTCATGGAGTCGGTGGTCTGGGCGTTCAAGCAGCTGTACGACAAGGGCCTGGCCTACGAGGGCTACCGGGTGCTGCCGTACTGCTGGCGCGACGAGACGCCGCTGTCGAACCACGAGCTGCGCATGGACGACGACGTCTACGCCTCGCGCCAGGACCCCGCGCTGACGGTGGGGCTGCGCCTGGCGACGGGCGAGCTGCTGCTGGTCTGGACGACGACGCCGTGGACCCTGCCGTCGAACCTGGCCGTGGCCGTGGGTCCGCAGATCGAGTACGCGGTCGTCGAGCCGGCCGCGGACTCGCCGTTCGCGCAGGCGCACCCCGGCGAGCGGGTCGTGCTGGCCGCGGGCCGGGTCGGGGCGTACGCGCGCGAGCTGGGCGAGGCGACGGTCGTGGCGTCGCTCACCGGTGCGGACCTCGTGGGCCGGGCGTACACGCCGCCGTTCGACTACTTCGCCGGGCACGACAACGCCCACGTGGTGCTCGCGGCGGACTTCGTCACCACCGACGACGGCACGGGCGTGGTCCACCTGGCGCCCGCGTTCGGCGAGGACGACATGCACGCGTGCGACGCGGCGGGCATCACGCCCGTCGTCCCCGTCGACTCCAAGGGCCGGTTCACCGCGCAGGTCGCCGACTACGAGGGCCAGCAGGTCTTCGAGGCGAACAAGGCCGTCATCGCCGACCTCAAGGCCGGCACCGGCCCGCTCGCGCGCGTCGACGAGGCCCGCCGGTCCGTGGTCGTGCGGCACGAGACGTACGAGCACTCCTACCCGCACTGCTGGCGGTGCCGGAACCCGCTGATCTACAAGGCCGTGTCGTCGTGGTTCGTGCGCGTCACCGCGTTCAAGGACCGCATGGTCGAGCTCAACCAGGGCATCGAGTGGATCCCCGGGCACATCCGCGACGGTCAGTTCGGCAAGTGGCTGGAGAACGCCCGCGACTGGTCGATCAGCCGCAACCGGTACTGGGGCACGCCCATCCCCGTGTGGGTGTCGGACGACCCCGCGTACCCGCGCGTCGACGTGTACGGCTCGTTCGCCGAGCTCGAGGCCGACTTCGGCCGCGTGCCCACCAACGAGGCCGGCGAGCCCGACCTGCACCGCCCGTTCATCGACGACCTCACGCGCCCGAACCCGGACGACCCCACGGGCCGGTCCACGATGCGCCGCATCCCCGACGTGCTGGACGTGTGGTTCGACTCGGGGTCCATGCCGTTCGCGCAGGTGCACTACCCGTTCGAGAACCGCGACTGGTTCGAGCACCACTACCCGGGCGACTTCATCGTCGAGTACATCGGGCAGACCCGCGGCTGGTTCTACACGCTGCACGTGCTGGCCACCGCCCTGTTCGACCGGCCCGCGTTCCGCAACGTCATGTGCCACGGCATCGTGCTGGGCGACGACGGCCGCAAGGCCAGCAAGTCGCTGCGCAACTTCCCCGACCCGCAGCTCATGTGGGACCGGTACGGCTCCGACGCGGTGCGCTGGTCGCTCATGTCGTCGCCGATCCTGCGCGGCGGCAACCTCGTCGTCCACGAGGAGGGCATCCGCGACGGCGTGCGCCAGGTGCTGCTGCCGCTGTGGAGCACGTACTACTTCTTCACGCTGTACGCCGGGGCCGCGGACGAGGGCCGCGGGTACGCCGCGCAGCGCGTCACGCCCGAGCGGGCGGCGGGCCTGCCGGCGATGGACCGGTACCTGCTGGCCCGCACCGGGCGGCTCGTCGAGACCGTCGCGGCACAGCTCGACGCGTACGACATCTCGGCGGCGTGCGAGTCCGTGCGCGAGCACCTCGACGTGCTGACCAACTGGTACGTGCGTACCCAGCGCGACCGGTTCTGGTCGGAGGACGCCGACGCGTTCGACACGCTGTGGACGGCCCTGGAGACCCTCACGCAGGTCGCCGCGCCGCTCGCGCCGCTCGTCACCGAGGAGGTCTGGCGGGGCCTGACCGGCGGCCGGTCGGTGCACCTCACGGACTGGCCGACGCATCCCCTCGTCGACGACGACGCCCTGGTCACGGCGATGGACGAGGTCCGGGCCGTGGTGTCCGCCGCCCTCGGCCTGCGCAAGGCCCACCAGGTGCGCGTGCGCCAGCCGCTGCACCGGCTCACCGTCGCCGCCGCCGAGCCGGGCGCGCTCGCCCCGTGGGCCGACCTGCTCGCGGCCGAGCTCAACGTCAAGGCCGTCGACGTGGTCGAGGCCGACGCCGCCACGGCCGAGCGCTTCGGCATCACCCAGCGCCTGGCCGTCAACGCCCGCGCCGCCGGCCCGCGGCTCGGCCGCGGCGTCCAGCCCGTCATCCGGGCCGCCAAGGCCGGGGCGTGGCGCCTCGACGGCGAGACGGTCGTCGTGACGACGGACGACGGCGACGTGCCGCTCGAGCCGGCCGAGTACGAGCTCACCACCGTCGTCGGCGGCGACGAGTCCGACGCGTCCCTGGCCGCGACCGTGCTGCCGGGCGGGGCGTTCGTCGTCCTCGACCTCACTCTCGACGACGCGCTGCTCGCCGAGGGCTACGCCCGCGACGTCGTGCGCGCCGTGCAGGACGCGCGCAAGGCCGCCGGCCTGCACGTCTCCGACCGGATCGACCTCACGCTGACCGTGCCGCACGCGCACGTGCCCGCCGTCGAGGCGTACACCGACGTGGTCGCCGCGGAGACGCTGGCCGCGACGGTCACGGTGACGGCGTCCGACGCCGCCGAGCTGGCCGTGCACGTCGAGCGGAGCGGCGCGTGA
- a CDS encoding HAD hydrolase-like protein — translation MPSPAARPLALLDLDGTLMNSAPGVVHSVRVAYEHVGVPVPDEAAMLSFIGPPIGHSFPAHGVPAALVPDAVAAYQEHFGRVGVWDTTVFDGIPAALTALREAGVLLVVATAKPIAFAEPICAEVGLTPLLDAIVGAPLDESESKGQIIARALVVARELTGAPVDPARAVMLGDREHDVHGAAEHGIACLGASWGYGAPGELVAAGVAQVLGGTDEVAPAVLARVA, via the coding sequence ATGCCTTCCCCCGCCGCCCGTCCCCTCGCGCTGCTCGACCTCGACGGCACGCTCATGAACTCCGCCCCCGGCGTCGTGCACTCCGTGCGCGTCGCGTACGAGCACGTCGGGGTGCCCGTGCCCGACGAGGCCGCGATGCTGTCGTTCATCGGCCCGCCCATCGGGCACTCGTTCCCCGCGCACGGCGTGCCCGCCGCGCTCGTGCCGGACGCGGTGGCCGCGTACCAGGAGCACTTCGGCCGGGTCGGCGTGTGGGACACCACCGTCTTCGACGGCATCCCCGCGGCGCTGACCGCGCTGCGGGAGGCCGGGGTCCTCCTCGTCGTCGCCACCGCCAAGCCCATCGCCTTCGCCGAGCCGATCTGCGCCGAGGTCGGCCTGACACCGCTGCTCGACGCGATCGTCGGCGCCCCGCTGGACGAGTCCGAGTCCAAGGGCCAGATCATCGCCCGTGCCCTCGTCGTGGCGCGCGAGCTCACCGGCGCCCCCGTCGACCCGGCGCGCGCCGTGATGCTCGGCGACCGCGAGCACGACGTGCACGGTGCCGCCGAGCACGGCATCGCGTGCCTCGGCGCGTCGTGGGGCTACGGCGCACCCGGCGAGCTCGTCGCCGCGGGCGTCGCGCAGGTGCTGGGCGGCACCGACGAGGTCGCGCCCGCCGTGCTGGCCCGCGTCGCGTGA
- a CDS encoding HAD hydrolase-like protein, whose product MSWPAGRPAPVVLLDLDGTLTDSYPGIAASARAAYTALGLPVPDDATLRTFVGPPITGSFAAHGVPADRLTEAVAAYRVHFRAGGMWDNRVYDGIDDQLRTLRAAGARLAVATSKPEVFAQPICERFGLAAHLEGVFGAPLDHVPSTKADVIARALDALGATAPVGRVVMVGDREHDVHGATAHGIACVGVGWGYASDGELVAAGAVEVVADVADLAARVLAHLG is encoded by the coding sequence GTGAGCTGGCCTGCCGGGCGGCCCGCACCGGTGGTGCTGCTCGACCTCGACGGCACGCTCACCGACTCCTACCCGGGCATCGCCGCGTCGGCCCGCGCCGCGTACACCGCGCTCGGGCTGCCCGTGCCGGACGACGCGACCCTGCGCACCTTCGTCGGCCCGCCCATCACCGGGTCGTTCGCCGCGCACGGCGTGCCCGCCGACCGACTGACCGAGGCCGTCGCGGCGTACCGGGTGCACTTCCGCGCCGGCGGCATGTGGGACAACCGCGTCTACGACGGCATCGACGACCAGCTGCGCACCCTGCGCGCCGCCGGGGCCCGGCTGGCGGTGGCGACCAGCAAGCCCGAGGTGTTCGCGCAGCCCATCTGCGAGCGCTTCGGCCTGGCCGCGCACCTGGAGGGTGTGTTCGGCGCGCCCCTGGACCACGTCCCGTCGACGAAGGCCGACGTCATCGCCCGGGCGCTCGACGCGCTCGGTGCCACGGCCCCCGTGGGCCGCGTCGTCATGGTCGGCGACCGCGAGCACGACGTGCACGGCGCCACCGCCCACGGGATCGCGTGCGTCGGCGTCGGGTGGGGGTACGCGTCCGACGGCGAGCTCGTCGCCGCGGGCGCCGTCGAGGTCGTCGCCGACGTCGCGGACCTGGCCGCCCGGGTGCTCGCGCACCTCGGGTGA
- a CDS encoding formate/nitrite transporter family protein: MSATSPDPQALFPGKHFISTVLEALETKTAMSGTLARRYLQRAAMAGVIIGLLYATYYAVVAAFASVPVGTTTLQPLGRMVGGFVFGWALVFIYYSRSELLTSNMMIVSIGAYHRRTTWGRALRLLGLCYLGNVIGGLFVAVLLRFSTLAEGAAEEQMLLSVEHKLDFVSSGATGWVDLLIRAVLCNFCINLAMLLVYNGLIKDDLTKSLVMIVAVFIFAFLGLEHSVANTVLFSIVGLREGIDLGLAAGNVALALVGNFIGGGLLIGLYYAYVNDDSRWLRQQQPPA; the protein is encoded by the coding sequence GTGAGCGCCACGTCCCCCGACCCGCAGGCCCTGTTCCCGGGCAAGCACTTCATCAGCACGGTGCTCGAGGCGCTCGAGACCAAGACGGCGATGTCGGGCACCCTCGCCCGCCGGTACCTGCAGCGCGCCGCCATGGCGGGCGTCATCATCGGCCTGCTGTACGCCACCTACTACGCGGTCGTCGCCGCGTTCGCGTCGGTGCCCGTGGGCACCACGACCCTCCAGCCGCTGGGGCGGATGGTCGGCGGGTTCGTGTTCGGCTGGGCGCTGGTGTTCATCTACTACTCGCGCTCCGAGCTGCTGACGTCGAACATGATGATCGTCTCGATCGGCGCGTACCACCGCCGCACCACGTGGGGGCGGGCGCTGCGGCTGCTGGGCCTGTGCTACCTCGGCAACGTCATCGGCGGCCTGTTCGTCGCCGTGCTGCTGCGGTTCTCCACCCTGGCCGAGGGGGCCGCCGAGGAGCAGATGCTGCTGTCGGTCGAGCACAAGCTCGACTTCGTCAGCTCCGGCGCCACCGGCTGGGTGGACCTGCTGATCCGCGCGGTGCTGTGCAACTTCTGCATCAACCTGGCCATGCTGCTGGTCTACAACGGCCTCATCAAGGACGACCTGACCAAGTCCCTCGTGATGATCGTCGCGGTGTTCATCTTCGCGTTCCTCGGCCTGGAGCACTCCGTGGCCAACACGGTCCTGTTCTCCATCGTGGGCCTGCGTGAGGGCATCGACCTGGGTCTCGCGGCCGGCAACGTCGCCCTCGCGCTCGTCGGCAACTTCATCGGCGGCGGTCTGCTCATCGGCCTGTACTACGCGTACGTCAACGACGACAGCCGGTGGCTGCGCCAGCAGCAGCCACCGGCCTGA
- a CDS encoding phosphoribosyltransferase — MTTTEAAPGQELPADREVLEWETFGSAAREIAQAVVDSGFVPDVVVAVARGGLPPGGAIAYALGTKSVGTLNVEFYTGVDERLEEPALLPPLLDTDALSGLRALVVDDVADTGETLALVQKLVSRHCAEARTAVLYAKPRSIIDPDYVWKRTDRWITFPWSALPPVQATQP, encoded by the coding sequence ATGACGACGACGGAGGCGGCACCGGGGCAGGAGCTCCCGGCTGACCGCGAGGTGCTGGAGTGGGAGACCTTCGGGTCGGCGGCGCGGGAGATCGCGCAGGCGGTGGTCGACTCGGGGTTCGTCCCGGACGTCGTCGTCGCGGTGGCGCGGGGCGGGCTGCCGCCGGGCGGGGCGATCGCGTACGCGCTGGGCACCAAGTCCGTCGGGACGCTCAACGTGGAGTTCTACACGGGCGTCGACGAGCGGCTGGAGGAGCCGGCGCTGCTGCCGCCGCTGCTCGACACGGACGCGCTGAGCGGGCTGCGGGCACTGGTCGTCGACGACGTCGCGGACACCGGGGAGACGCTGGCGCTGGTGCAGAAGCTGGTCTCGCGGCACTGCGCGGAGGCCCGGACCGCGGTGCTGTACGCCAAGCCGCGCTCGATCATCGACCCCGACTACGTGTGGAAGCGCACGGACCGGTGGATCACGTTCCCCTGGTCGGCGCTGCCGCCGGTGCAGGCCACGCAGCCCTGA
- a CDS encoding AMP-binding protein — protein sequence MPTTDDPTGTPAPSTTPAAARPADPSPADPPAADPTAGLTRPGGLLAEYAPMGAAVLTDAERWPSLGPADLARVEAARTHPAAPPWAHATGDRLDADDLAALAARTPTPPAAADEVPGWVADLVERVHRTVPRYRAAARSRTSGPRTPLADLPTVTRADLVADAAAHVPVDVPLDRVLEGSSSGSTGAAMVVPLHPRAVAADLLLLHALVTAAGATWDPDPERLGLLNLLDQRTAFTYVSAMSAFPRPPGTPVPLMARANLHADAWRRPGDRERWLAAHDPQVVSTSTHPLMHLLRLAADGLDLHPVAVVNGATHVTPAVRADVRAAWGVPLVDLYGLRETGPVAADLDGEGHVVVDRRVHVEILDAAGRPVPDGTRGEVVVTVDENPYLPLLRYRTGDHASLRRDARGTVLVGLEGRTPVQLLDAAGRWRPSIDATQILQAAGLRAWSLHQHADARLTLRAVGPAASATRAAREVEAWLGHPVALTVEPDPAALGPGKPRRFSSDVAPATS from the coding sequence ATGCCAACTACTGACGACCCCACCGGCACCCCGGCCCCGAGCACGACGCCGGCCGCCGCGAGGCCCGCCGACCCGTCGCCCGCCGACCCGCCCGCCGCCGATCCGACGGCCGGGCTCACCCGGCCCGGCGGCCTGCTCGCCGAGTACGCCCCCATGGGCGCGGCCGTGCTCACCGACGCCGAGCGCTGGCCGTCCCTCGGGCCGGCCGACCTGGCCCGCGTCGAGGCCGCCCGCACGCACCCCGCCGCGCCGCCGTGGGCGCACGCCACCGGCGACCGCCTCGACGCCGACGACCTCGCCGCGCTCGCGGCCCGCACCCCGACCCCGCCGGCCGCCGCGGACGAGGTCCCCGGGTGGGTCGCGGACCTGGTCGAGCGCGTGCACCGCACCGTCCCGCGGTACCGCGCGGCGGCCCGGTCCCGCACCAGCGGCCCGCGCACCCCGCTGGCGGACCTGCCGACCGTGACCCGCGCCGATCTCGTCGCCGACGCCGCCGCGCACGTGCCGGTCGACGTGCCGCTCGACCGGGTGCTGGAGGGCTCCAGCTCGGGCAGCACCGGCGCCGCGATGGTCGTGCCCCTGCACCCGCGCGCCGTCGCCGCCGACCTTCTCCTGCTGCACGCCCTCGTCACCGCCGCCGGCGCCACCTGGGACCCGGACCCGGAGCGGCTCGGGCTGCTCAATCTCCTGGACCAGCGCACGGCATTCACGTACGTCTCGGCGATGTCCGCGTTCCCGCGCCCGCCCGGCACGCCCGTCCCGCTGATGGCCCGCGCCAACCTGCACGCCGACGCCTGGCGCCGCCCCGGCGACCGCGAGCGCTGGCTCGCCGCCCACGACCCCCAGGTCGTCTCCACCAGCACCCACCCGCTGATGCACCTGCTGCGCCTGGCCGCCGACGGGCTGGACCTGCACCCGGTCGCGGTCGTCAACGGCGCCACCCACGTGACCCCGGCGGTGCGCGCCGACGTCCGCGCGGCGTGGGGCGTGCCGCTCGTCGACCTGTACGGGCTGCGCGAGACCGGTCCCGTCGCCGCCGACCTCGACGGCGAGGGGCACGTCGTCGTCGACCGCCGGGTGCACGTCGAGATCCTCGACGCCGCCGGCCGCCCGGTGCCCGACGGGACGCGCGGGGAGGTCGTCGTGACCGTCGACGAGAACCCCTACCTGCCCCTGCTGCGCTACCGCACGGGCGACCACGCGTCCCTGCGCCGCGACGCCCGCGGCACGGTGCTGGTCGGCCTGGAGGGCCGCACCCCCGTCCAGCTCCTCGACGCCGCCGGCCGGTGGCGTCCCTCGATCGACGCCACGCAGATCCTCCAGGCCGCCGGCCTGCGCGCCTGGTCCCTGCACCAGCACGCCGACGCCCGCCTCACCCTCCGGGCTGTCGGCCCCGCCGCGTCGGCCACCCGCGCTGCCCGCGAGGTCGAGGCCTGGCTGGGCCACCCGGTCGCCCTCACCGTCGAGCCGGACCCCGCCGCCCTCGGCCCCGGCAAGCCCCGCCGCTTCTCCAGCGACGTCGCCCCGGCGACGTCATAG
- a CDS encoding AAA family ATPase — protein MNAPDADLTQVSAAPTRAGARSVPRGLALDVAHLFADEAAAEPAAGGVPLDEKLRQAYFWMVNHAIISPHYDVEFSDPARPATTFHLGDSRAAVDLPTDQSYSSFVLLPLLTFAVRGRCLLVGGPGRGKTASAILMGVIAGYPVREVRRAMQHGHPQLTVQDMFGTPLPRDLVNAESLADIDVAWRSWLGMRVKIVDEYNRIPTRTQSALLTVLADGYVEVFDQVYETGASAWYLTANDDAGGGTFQVVDALRDRIDVVVKALAFNSRFLGDLVARAERGLRPEENVPPGVVFDADEHDRLHREVLAVPFPAPVRRRLEHFASQLELLERAAWQLEYRTKDTARLAGVDPHLLALADDGRDRVEDVGAQTLNGLSVRALQSLVLYAKAMAYFRGNAEVTLADLRAVLPFVLHDKLQPDLAAPAFDDPEREPLRTDRVSWIRDLFDTACRQHDAADLDRDDPVGDVLAELGQGLDGVDEATVRTRLARIEGLLARWEQATKLHGDVYDDALALKYAHQRYSAYLSWLRWSGA, from the coding sequence GTGAACGCTCCCGATGCCGATCTCACGCAGGTGTCTGCCGCGCCGACCCGGGCGGGGGCCCGGTCGGTGCCGCGGGGCCTGGCGCTGGACGTGGCGCACCTGTTCGCCGACGAGGCCGCGGCTGAGCCGGCTGCTGGTGGGGTGCCGTTGGACGAGAAGCTGCGGCAGGCGTACTTCTGGATGGTCAACCACGCGATCATCAGCCCGCACTACGACGTGGAGTTCTCGGACCCGGCGCGGCCGGCGACGACGTTCCACCTCGGGGACTCGCGGGCGGCGGTCGACCTGCCGACGGACCAGTCGTACTCGTCGTTCGTGCTGCTGCCGCTGCTGACGTTCGCGGTGCGGGGCAGGTGCCTGCTGGTCGGTGGGCCGGGGCGGGGCAAGACGGCGTCGGCGATCCTCATGGGCGTCATCGCGGGGTACCCGGTGCGGGAGGTGCGGCGGGCCATGCAGCACGGGCACCCGCAGCTGACGGTGCAGGACATGTTCGGCACGCCGCTGCCGCGGGACCTGGTCAACGCCGAGAGCCTGGCGGACATCGACGTGGCGTGGCGGTCGTGGCTGGGCATGCGCGTGAAGATCGTCGACGAGTACAACCGCATCCCGACGCGCACGCAGTCGGCGCTGCTGACGGTGCTCGCCGACGGGTACGTGGAGGTGTTCGACCAGGTCTACGAGACCGGGGCGTCCGCGTGGTACCTGACGGCGAACGACGACGCCGGCGGCGGCACGTTCCAGGTCGTCGACGCGCTGCGCGACCGCATCGACGTGGTCGTCAAGGCCCTGGCGTTCAACTCCCGGTTCCTCGGCGACCTCGTGGCGCGCGCGGAGCGGGGGCTGCGGCCGGAGGAGAACGTGCCGCCGGGGGTGGTGTTCGACGCCGACGAGCACGACCGCCTGCACCGGGAGGTGCTCGCGGTGCCGTTCCCGGCGCCGGTGCGGCGGCGGCTCGAGCACTTCGCGTCCCAGCTCGAGCTGCTGGAGCGCGCGGCGTGGCAGCTGGAGTACCGCACCAAGGACACCGCGCGCCTGGCCGGCGTGGACCCGCACCTGCTGGCCCTCGCCGACGACGGGCGCGACCGGGTCGAGGACGTCGGCGCCCAGACCCTCAACGGGCTGTCCGTGCGCGCGCTGCAGTCCCTCGTGCTGTACGCCAAGGCCATGGCGTACTTCCGCGGCAACGCCGAGGTCACGCTCGCGGACCTGCGGGCGGTGCTGCCGTTCGTCCTGCACGACAAGCTCCAGCCCGACCTCGCGGCCCCGGCGTTCGACGACCCCGAGCGCGAGCCGCTGCGCACCGACCGGGTCTCGTGGATCCGCGACCTGTTCGACACCGCGTGCCGCCAGCACGACGCCGCCGACCTCGACCGCGACGACCCCGTCGGCGACGTCCTCGCCGAGCTCGGCCAGGGCCTCGACGGCGTCGACGAGGCGACCGTCCGCACCCGCCTCGCCCGCATCGAAGGGCTGCTGGCCCGGTGGGAGCAGGCCACCAAGCTGCACGGCGACGTCTACGACGACGCGCTCGCGCTGAAGTACGCCCACCAGCGGTACTCCGCGTACCTGTCGTGGTTGCGGTGGAGCGGCGCGTGA
- a CDS encoding MerR family transcriptional regulator produces MQASIQEIARLTGVTSRTLRHYDAVGLLPPTRTGSNGLRWYDQDALVRLQRILLLRDLGLGLPQIRDVLDRQTDETTALRHHLDWLDAEQQRLARQAASVRATLTARTHGETLMTEQMFDGFDHTQHKDEVTARWGADAYATSDAWWRGMSDAERTTWKDAAATLTQDWIAAATAGADPASPQAQALAARHLDWLASIPGTPRTSAGAPDPEYVRGLGDMYVDDPRFAATYGGPTSAAFVRDALHRATDTTP; encoded by the coding sequence ATGCAGGCCTCGATCCAGGAGATCGCCCGGCTCACGGGGGTCACCAGCAGGACCTTGCGCCACTACGACGCCGTCGGCCTCCTGCCGCCCACACGGACGGGCTCCAACGGGCTGCGCTGGTACGACCAGGACGCCCTGGTGCGGCTCCAGCGGATCCTGCTGCTGCGCGACCTCGGACTGGGGCTGCCCCAGATCCGCGACGTGCTCGACCGCCAGACCGACGAGACCACGGCCCTGCGCCACCACCTCGACTGGCTCGACGCCGAGCAGCAGCGCCTGGCCCGCCAGGCGGCGTCCGTCCGCGCCACCCTGACCGCACGCACGCACGGGGAGACCCTCATGACCGAGCAGATGTTCGACGGCTTCGACCACACGCAGCACAAGGACGAGGTGACGGCCCGTTGGGGCGCCGACGCCTACGCGACGTCCGACGCGTGGTGGCGCGGCATGTCCGACGCCGAGCGCACCACCTGGAAGGACGCCGCCGCGACGCTCACGCAGGACTGGATCGCCGCGGCCACCGCCGGCGCCGACCCCGCCTCGCCGCAGGCGCAGGCGTTGGCCGCGCGTCACCTCGACTGGCTGGCGTCGATCCCGGGCACGCCCCGCACGTCGGCGGGCGCCCCCGACCCGGAGTACGTCCGTGGCCTCGGGGACATGTACGTCGACGACCCGCGGTTCGCCGCCACCTACGGCGGGCCCACCAGCGCGGCGTTCGTCCGCGACGCCCTGCACCGCGCCACGGACACGACGCCCTGA
- a CDS encoding DUF4291 domain-containing protein, whose product MPVPLRQVRAVFDDTTITVYQAYSPHIAEPAAAAGSFAGTPFKLERMTWVKPSFLWMMYRSGWASKPGQERVLAVRMTRTGFEEALAQACLSHPDPAVDTDHDAWRRRLETSPVRVQWDPERDVRLQPLPWRSIQVGLTGPAAHDYVHRWTVGITDITADVHALRQGTGAAHLPAERPYPLPADVAAAVGASRPVA is encoded by the coding sequence GTGCCCGTGCCGCTGCGGCAGGTCCGCGCCGTGTTCGACGACACGACGATCACCGTCTACCAGGCGTACTCGCCGCACATCGCCGAGCCCGCGGCGGCCGCCGGGTCGTTCGCCGGCACACCGTTCAAGCTCGAGCGGATGACGTGGGTGAAGCCGTCGTTCCTGTGGATGATGTACCGGTCGGGCTGGGCGTCGAAGCCGGGCCAGGAGCGCGTGCTGGCCGTCCGCATGACGCGCACGGGCTTCGAGGAGGCGCTCGCACAGGCGTGCCTGAGCCACCCCGACCCCGCGGTCGACACCGACCACGACGCGTGGCGACGCCGCTTGGAGACCAGCCCCGTCCGGGTCCAGTGGGACCCGGAGCGCGACGTGCGGCTTCAGCCGCTGCCGTGGCGGTCGATCCAGGTCGGCCTGACCGGCCCCGCGGCCCACGACTACGTCCACCGGTGGACGGTCGGCATCACGGACATCACCGCTGACGTGCACGCGCTGCGGCAGGGCACGGGTGCCGCTCACCTTCCCGCGGAGCGCCCCTACCCGCTGCCCGCCGACGTGGCGGCCGCCGTCGGGGCGAGCCGACCGGTCGCCTGA